The following proteins are encoded in a genomic region of Candidatus Omnitrophota bacterium:
- a CDS encoding MFS transporter: TLLGWFGTASSVCTLIAISLTTWISTKLGKRKTFLLAMCLAIVGYALKWVGYNPQHPYLLMIAVPFLAFHLGALFTMVPSMVADVCDLDELNCGTRREGMFSGIYWWIQKLGQAGASVLAGILLNVTGFNIVLAANQTPKALLYMRLCDIGIPIVTTLIAIFIIMTFDISESRAYEIRAQVERRRGERRSQEKQVEADRRKGDRRE, from the coding sequence ACATTACTTGGTTGGTTTGGGACGGCAAGCTCTGTTTGTACTTTAATTGCAATTTCTTTAACTACTTGGATTTCCACAAAGCTTGGAAAGCGCAAGACATTTTTACTTGCCATGTGCCTTGCTATTGTCGGTTACGCTTTAAAATGGGTAGGATATAATCCTCAGCATCCCTATTTACTGATGATTGCTGTTCCATTTCTGGCATTCCATTTGGGGGCGCTCTTTACCATGGTTCCGTCCATGGTCGCTGATGTATGTGATTTAGACGAGTTGAACTGCGGGACTCGTAGAGAAGGGATGTTCAGCGGTATTTACTGGTGGATACAAAAGCTCGGGCAGGCAGGTGCATCTGTTCTTGCAGGAATCTTGCTTAATGTGACTGGTTTTAATATAGTATTAGCCGCAAATCAGACTCCGAAGGCTTTGTTGTATATGCGGCTTTGCGATATTGGTATCCCGATAGTAACTACTTTAATTGCTATTTTTATTATTATGACTTTTGATATTTCAGAATCCAGGGCTTATGAGATTCGTGCGCAAGTAGAGAGGCGAAGAGGGGAAAGAAGAAGCCAGGAGAAGCAGGTAGAAGCAGACAGGCGTAAAGGCGATAGAAGGGAATAG